Genomic DNA from Nitratidesulfovibrio vulgaris str. Hildenborough:
GTGAGCCTGTCGCCGGGTTCGATGGGCCACGTCGGGTCGCCAAGGTGCAGGATTTCAGCCACGCTCCGGTCTTCACGCACCTCAAGCAGCACGACCTCGCCCTTGTAGAGTGGCTGACGCGGTTCATGCGTCCCCCCGCGCACGGGATAGGCCACCGACCACACCGAGAAACGCTGCCCCTCGCGGGCGTTCATGCTCCGGCCCAGATTCACCATCACCCGCGAGAGGGGATGCGTCTCCACCACGGCCCCCCCCTCGGCGAGGATACGGGCGAAGCCCATCACACCGGGGCCTTCGCTGCCCTCACCCTCACCGGCAACGGCTGCCGCCAGACGCGCCTTGCGCAGCAGCACCCTCGCCTGTTCGGCCATGTCACGCTCGAACAGCGCCCCCTCCATGTCGCGGGGGTAGACGGCGTAACCAGCCGACACGCAGACGCGCACGGCCTTCTCCGTCAGTCCGCACCGCAGCGACACGGCGCTGAGGCGTTGCACGGCCTCTTCGGCCAGCTTGCGGCAGACGCCAGAGGCGGCCGCAGGAACCAGCAGGGCGAACTCGTAGTCTCCGGTGCGGGCCGCAAGAGCCTGTTCGGGCGCAAGGGCCGACAGTTCGCGGGCCAACTCTGTCGTGAGCCTGTCGGCGAAGGTGTAGCCGTGGTCACGCGCCACCTGCCGCAGCGAGGCGAGACGCACCACCACAAGTCCCATGCAGGCCCTGTGCAACGGTGCACCGAGGTCTCCCTCGCCCTCGGGCGGGTTGGCGAAACAGGTGCGCACATGGTCGGCCTCGCGCGCCATCCGTTCCACGAGATGCTGCCGGGTGGACAGCCCGGTCAACGCATCGGTGCGCCCGGCCTTGTAGAGGGCGAGGTTCTCCATGCACAGCGCCAGCAACCCCGGGAAGGCGGGCATCAGCGACCGCACGATGCGTCGGGGCACCCCGCGGGCCACGAACACGGCAAGCAGGGCGCCACCATGGATGAGCGGCAGCAGCAGCCGCCCCTCACCGGGCAACCACAGGGGTTCCACCGTCTCCGCCTCGCGGGGGAAGTAGAGACTGTAGGCCTTGAACGGCAGGAAACGCGACACGGCTTCGCGGAGGCGGGATTCGAGGGCGATGAGGTCGCGCCGCGAGAGTTCCGCCTCACGGCTGAGGAGTGCTGGTGCTGTCATGGTTCCGGTATATAGCCCGACGTCGCCCCGATGAAAAGCGTCAAGCATGTGAAGATGCGGATTTCGTTCATGAACAAAGGAACGGCGGCACGTAGCCCTTACCCGTCCGGCCCCTGTGACATCAGGACAGGGAACATGGTGACATCCACACCATGATAAAGCCCTTGAGCCCCTGCGGGATGCGGCCCCGGGCTGGTCGATGCGCAGGCGGCCCCTGCCAGTCTCACCCGACCGATGCCTTTGACTTGAACGATGGCCCCACAGGCGGTATGACTTTCCGCTGTGGCAGCAGCGCATGGCGCCATGCGGCCCGAATCTTCCCCGAGGAGACCCGGCATGACACAGCAGGACGTCATACTCTGCGCCATCCGCGAACGGCGTAGCGTACGGCATTACACCGGCGAACCGGTCGCCCGCGAGACCGTGCGCACCATCCTTGATGCGGGCCGATGGGCCCCCAGCGGCCTCAACAACCAGCCATGGCGGTTTCTCGTCGTCTTTCCGGGCGACCCGCGGCAGGAAGTGCTCGCAGGGCTCACCAAGTACGCACGCATCGTGCGCGAGGCGGGGGCGCTCATCATGGTGTGCCTCGAACGCCAGCGCATGTACAATGCCATGAAAGACCATCAGGGCGCCGGGGCCTGCATCCAGAACATGCTGCTTGGCGCACACGCCGTCGGCCTCGGGGCCGTCTGGCTTGGCGAGATCGTCAATCGTGGCGATGAGGTGCTCACTGCCACGGGCCTTTCGCCCGAACGTCTCGAACTCATGGCCGTCGTCGCGCTGGGCCACCCCGAACGCGCTGGCGGCGGCGACCGCATCCCCCTTGACGACATGCTTCTGGAGCCCTTCTGATGCCTATCAAGACCTTTCCCCTCGGCCCGCTGGAGACCAACTGCCACCTCGTCCACAACGGCAGGACGGCCGTCGTCGTCGACCCCGGCGGTGCTCCGCGCCCGGTGCTCAACTATCTGGAGATGCAGGGCCTCACCCTCACGCACATCCTGAACACGCACCTGCACTTCGACCACATCTACGGCAACGCAGCCCTCGCCGCAGCCACGGGCGCGCCCATCCTCGCCAGTGCGGGTGACGCCTTCCTGCGGCAGACCGAACTCGGCAAGGGCGGGGCCTTCGGCTTTCCGGCTGTCGACGACTTCACGAGCATCGACCTCGAACCGGGCGAACACCGCTTCGGCGACCTCGCGTGCACCGCCTTCGCCACCCCCGGGCACACACCGGGCAGCCTCTCGTTCTATTTCCCCGAAGAGGACACCATCATCGTCGGCGACCTCATCTTCTACCGTTCCATAGGCAGAACGGACTTTCCCGGTGGCGACCTCGAAAAACTGCGGGCCTCCGTCCGCGACCACATCTTCACCCTGCCGGGCAAGACGCGCATCCTGCCCGGGCACGGCCCCGCCACATCGGTGGACGACGAAACACGCAACAACCCGTATTTCGGAGACTTCGCCGTATAGCGAAGCCCGGAGGACAGCATGGACGGCAAGACCATCGACCTGCGTGACAAGTGTTGAGGCGTCGGCCTGGAGGTACGGTGGTACCTCATGTATGACGGGACCTCGCCGCTGACCTTCATGCTGCGCCCCGATACCGTGGGACAGGCGCTGGAGGCCACGAGCATCGTTCCCGGCTGGCAGGCGGAGAGCACCGTCACGCCCGAAGGGGCGACCGTACGCTTCACCCGGATGGTCGCAAAGGAGCACACGGCATGACGCCTGTCGCACACCCCGCCCGCGCCCTCGCGTGCAGCCCGCGCGGAGGCGGCAACACCGATACGGCCACGGCCCTGTTCGCACAGGGCTTCACCGATGCCGGCGGGCGCATCGAGGTGGCGCATCTGCGTACCTACCACGTCGCCCCCTGTGTCTCGTGCCAGCACTGCGAGCGTTCCCCAGAAGGTTCATGCCCTCTCTCGCCTACCGACAACAGCACACCGCTGTTCGACATGCTGCTCACGGCTCCGACACTGTTCATCGCCTCGCCCATCTACTTCTACCATCTTCCGGCGCAACTGAAGGCGTTCATCGACCGGGGGCAGAGTCACTGGATACGCCGCGCGCGGGGTGACAGCACCCTCGAGTCGCTGCCGCGCCGCACGGCGTGGGTGACGCTGGTGGCAGGGCGCAAACAGGGCGAAAGACTCTTCGAAGGCAGTCTCATCACGTTGCGCTACTTCCTGCGCATCTTCAACTTCGACCTCGCCCCGCCGCTGACGCTGCTGGGATGTGACGACGCGGCATCTCTGGGCGGCAACACCGACCTCGCAGCCCGAGTGCACGCCTACGGGGCACAGGCAGCGCGCCACTGCCCCCCTGCATCGTGAAACCGGCACGATGTTGCCGCAAGGCAGCCCCCCGCACCGGGATGCGCCCACTTCTGCCTTGTAGGGCCTCGCACACCGGGGCCTGTCACTGATGGCCCCCATCCGGTACATGGCGACTCTGCGGGCCCATGTCCGCATGTGGCTGCACAGACTGCGCCTTGACGAACGCCGTTGCGCGATGTGCCTCGCCCCGTTCGCCCCCGACATCCCCCCTCTTCCCCCCTCATTCCCGGATAACGCCCCGTGGCGACCCGGTCGGCATGACGGACACGAACCATCAACGCCACCACACGGGCAGGGCGATGCCCCTGGCGGGCAGGATGCCGCACCCGTACGCGCCGCGCCGCCCTCACCCTCGCAACTCTGTCCGCACTGCCTCGCCATGATGCCTCGCAGAATGGCCGGATTCTGCCCGTACTGCGGCGACCTCTTCCCGGCGCACCACGCGCCCTGCACCCCCTGCGCCCACTGCCTCCGTGAAACTCCGCCGTGGCGGCACCTGTGCTTCTACGGAAGCTACGAACATGCTTTGCGCCAATTGCTTCTGCAGGCGAAGTTCCATAGCGACCCCACCGCCGCCCATATCGCCGGTGAACTTCTCGCCAGCGTCTGCGCCGACCTGCCACATCCCGACGCCATCGTGCCCGTACCGTTGCATACGGCGCGACTGCGCGACCGGGGTTTCAACCAGTGTGTCGAGGTGGCGCGTCCCATCTCACGCATCCTGCAAGCCCCCTTGCGCCCCGACCTTCTCGCCCGCACCCGCCATACCCCTCCACAGACCGGACTGCATCGCAAGGAAAGGCTGCGCAACCTGCGCGAAGCCTTCGCCGCCTCTCCGTGCTGCGCGGGGCTGCACCTCCTGCTTGTGGACGACACCATGACCACCGGCACCACTCTCGCCCATGCAGCGCGGCACCTTCTGGCCGCCGGGGCCGCCAGTGTGGATGTGGCCGTTGTGGCACGCACACCCAGACATTTCGGGTAGACACTGCGGCTGACGCGCCCACCGGACGCGGCCTGCGCCTGCTACGCCCCGCGTGGCCAAGGAATGCGTGGTGCCATGCCGCCTTGGCAGTGTTTTCCCCGCACTGCGAAGGACGACTTGACTCCTGTGCAGAGGCAACGGGCTTGCCTTAGCCTTGAACGGCAGGCGGGCCGCGGTGCAGGGTGGCGGTCTGCCCGCAAGCCACGCCTCTGTATGCATGGCCATGCGTGCACACCGGATTGTCCTCCCGCAGCCGCACGCGGGAGACCAGGCCACACCCCGCCGATGACCGGAGGCCTTGTGCGCGACAGGGTTGACCGCGCGAACAGGGCAAAAGAAGTGACACGCCTTGGCGTTTCGTGTAACGAAGCAACATCTTTTAGGTGTTTCATATGTCACTTCGCCAAACAGAAGGAGTCATCATGAGAATCTCGCGCCTTTTCGCCGCCCTCCTCGTACTGGGCATGGCGTCCCCCGCTTTCGCCCATTTCGGCATGGTCATCCCCGACGCCCCGGTCGCCACGCAGGCCAAGAAGACACTCGGCCTCAACATATCCTTCTCGCATCCGTTCGAGGGCAAGGGCATGGACATGGCCCGCCCGCAGGCGTTCAGCGTCATCCGCATGGATGACGGCAAGGCCGAACGCACCGAACTGCTGGCCGCGTTGCAAGAGACCAAGGTCATGGGCAAGGCCGCATGGAAGACCGACTACAAGGTGGCACGGCCCGGCGTGTACCAGTTCGTGCTCGACCCCGCACCCTACTGGGAACCCGAAGAGAACGTCTTCATCCGCCATCTGACCAAGGTCGTCGTGCCTGCGTTCGGCGCCGAAGAGGGATGGGACACCCCTGCCGGCCTCAAGTTCGAAATCGTGCCGCTCACCCGCCCCTTCGGCAACTTCGCGGGCATGACCTTCACCGGGCAGGTGCTTCTTGAAGGCAAGCCCGCCGCCGGGGTCGTGGTCGAAGCCGAACTCTACAACAAGGGCAAGTTCACGCCTCCCACGGAATACAACGTCACCCAGAGCGTGAAGACCGACGCCAACGGCGTGTTCTCGTTCACCTGCCCGCAGCCCGGCTGGTGGGGCTTTGCCGCGCTGACCACCGACAAGGACACCCTCAAGGGGCCCGATGGCGCGGACAAGGAGATAGAACTGGGCGCAGTGCTGTGGACGCACTTCGACGCATGGAAACAGGGCAAGTAGCCATCTGTATGCAAGGACCCCGGAATCTCACCGGGGGCCTTCGAAAAAGGTTGGCAGAACGCATCGGAGCACTTATGGTAGGACTGGTACCCATACGAATGGAGGCTCCATGCGTTTTTTGATCGTCGAAGACGACTTCACCAGCCGCAAGTTCCTGCAGAACATGCTTGCACCTTTCGGGGAGTGCGACATAGCCGTGAACGGCGTCGAAGCCGTCGAAGCGTTCAAGACCGCGCTCGACTCCAGTGTACCCTATGACCTTGTCTGTCTTGACATCATGATGCCCGAGATGGACGGACACGAAGCGTTGCGGGCCATGCGTTCCATCGAACGCGAAAGAGACGTCGCCCCGGCGCAGGAAGTGCCCGTGGTCATGACCACGGCACTCGACGACCCCAAAAACGTGGTGGAAGCGTATTACAAGGGCGGGGCCACATCGTATGTGCCCAAGCCCATCGACAGGCAGCTGTTCCTGCAACTGTTGCGGAACCTCGGCGTCCTCCACTGAAGCCCGCGCGGGTGAGCGCTTGCGCGGTAGCCCCACGAGCCATGACACACTTCCGCAAATCCTTCTTCGTTGCCGCGTTCTGTGCGGCACTGGTTCTCTGCATGTCCCCCCTCGCCGATGCCAAGCGCATGGGCGGCGGAGGGTCTTTCGGCAGCAGGCCGTCCATGCAGCGCTCGTTCACGCCCACGCCCCAACAGGCGCCGCAGATGCAGCGCCAGCAGACGCCCACCCAGCAGGGCATCAACCAGCAGAATCCCGGTGCAGCACAGCAACCCGGCATGGCACAGCAGCCGCGCCGCGGTCTCTTCGGCGGCATGGGCGGCTTCCTCGGCGGCATGCTCGCTGGCGGGCTTCTCGGGTCGCTGTTCTTCGGCGGCGGCTTCGGCGGTATGCCGGGCATCCTCGACATGCTGCTTCTGGCCCTCGTGGCCTACGGCATCTTCAAGTTCATCTCCATGCGTCGTCAGGCCGCCAATCCCCAGCCCGCAGCGGCGGGGTACGGCGCACACACCTCCCCTTCCGACAACGACAACGGATGGGGCACGCTACGCAGCGCCCCGCAGGGCGGCACGACCTATCAGGAACAGGCCGGGCCTGAAGTCCCCGCCGGGTTCGACATCGAGCAGTTCATCAAGGGTGCCAAGATGGCCTTCACCCGCTTGCAGGCGTCGTGGGACAAGCGCGACCTTGAAGACATCTCCCAGTTTTCCACCCCTGCGGTGCTGGATGAGATACGCAGGCAGGCCGAAGCCGACCCAGTGCCCTCCACCACGGAGATACTGCTGGTGAACGCCAACCTTCTCGGCGTCGTCGAAGAGAACGGCCAGCAGACAGCCACCGTGTTCTTCGACGTCCTGCTGCGCGAAGACCCCAGACAGGATGCCCCCACCTCGGTGCGCGAGGTATGGCATTTCGTCAGACCCGTCAAAGGCACGGGCATGTGGCAACTCGACGGCATCCAGCAGGTCGACCAGTAGCCCAACGCATCTTCAGCCCGAAACGCACGGGGCCGCGGCAGACGTCGCGGCCCCTCTTCTTTTCCGGGATATTCAGCGTCCTGCGTTCATGCCGCACCACCGTGGCCTGCTGCGAGACTGGATGGAGAGGCCAGAGGGCTGAACGACGCGGCCTGAGAAAGAGAACGTGCAGCGTGGCAGGACTGTGTGGCGGGACAGTGTACGACCGCAGACGGACAACGCAGCCAGACAGGGCAGAAGGGCCACCCGTCCACCGGCATCACCGTACAGGCTGCACGTTGCCGGGGGCAGTCTCCACCTCGTCTTCCTCCGCGTCTCCCGCATCCTGTGGAAGACCCGAGTCCGTCATGGTCGGCCCACGTTCCCCCCACAGCATCATGCGCAAGGCGGGCAAACTGCGTCCGGTGCGACGCGAAAGGTCGCACAGGGCGTCGTACTCCGGACGCGAAAAGGTCACACCATCCACCTCGTAGCCTTTGGCGGGCACATCTTCATCTCCCACTTCCACCAGCGACGCCCCACGCGCAGCCACCACCCTTTCGAGCAGTTGCCGGCGTATGCCGAGCGTATGCGTATGCTCGAAGATGGCGGCTTCGACACCTGACCGGGCACGGGGTTCACACAGCACACGCAGCACACCGCCGGGGCGATTCTTCTTCATGACACCGGGCAGCCACAGGACATCCAGCGCGCCAGCCTGCGGCAACACATCGAAACACCGCCCCAACTCCTCGCCAGTGAGATGGTCGAGGTGCGTCTCCAGCTGCACGACGGTCTCGACCCTGT
This window encodes:
- a CDS encoding nitroreductase family protein gives rise to the protein MTQQDVILCAIRERRSVRHYTGEPVARETVRTILDAGRWAPSGLNNQPWRFLVVFPGDPRQEVLAGLTKYARIVREAGALIMVCLERQRMYNAMKDHQGAGACIQNMLLGAHAVGLGAVWLGEIVNRGDEVLTATGLSPERLELMAVVALGHPERAGGGDRIPLDDMLLEPF
- a CDS encoding MBL fold metallo-hydrolase, with amino-acid sequence MPIKTFPLGPLETNCHLVHNGRTAVVVDPGGAPRPVLNYLEMQGLTLTHILNTHLHFDHIYGNAALAAATGAPILASAGDAFLRQTELGKGGAFGFPAVDDFTSIDLEPGEHRFGDLACTAFATPGHTPGSLSFYFPEEDTIIVGDLIFYRSIGRTDFPGGDLEKLRASVRDHIFTLPGKTRILPGHGPATSVDDETRNNPYFGDFAV
- a CDS encoding flavodoxin family protein, encoding MTPVAHPARALACSPRGGGNTDTATALFAQGFTDAGGRIEVAHLRTYHVAPCVSCQHCERSPEGSCPLSPTDNSTPLFDMLLTAPTLFIASPIYFYHLPAQLKAFIDRGQSHWIRRARGDSTLESLPRRTAWVTLVAGRKQGERLFEGSLITLRYFLRIFNFDLAPPLTLLGCDDAASLGGNTDLAARVHAYGAQAARHCPPAS
- a CDS encoding ComF family protein, whose amino-acid sequence is MAPIRYMATLRAHVRMWLHRLRLDERRCAMCLAPFAPDIPPLPPSFPDNAPWRPGRHDGHEPSTPPHGQGDAPGGQDAAPVRAAPPSPSQLCPHCLAMMPRRMAGFCPYCGDLFPAHHAPCTPCAHCLRETPPWRHLCFYGSYEHALRQLLLQAKFHSDPTAAHIAGELLASVCADLPHPDAIVPVPLHTARLRDRGFNQCVEVARPISRILQAPLRPDLLARTRHTPPQTGLHRKERLRNLREAFAASPCCAGLHLLLVDDTMTTGTTLAHAARHLLAAGAASVDVAVVARTPRHFG
- a CDS encoding DUF4198 domain-containing protein; this translates as MRISRLFAALLVLGMASPAFAHFGMVIPDAPVATQAKKTLGLNISFSHPFEGKGMDMARPQAFSVIRMDDGKAERTELLAALQETKVMGKAAWKTDYKVARPGVYQFVLDPAPYWEPEENVFIRHLTKVVVPAFGAEEGWDTPAGLKFEIVPLTRPFGNFAGMTFTGQVLLEGKPAAGVVVEAELYNKGKFTPPTEYNVTQSVKTDANGVFSFTCPQPGWWGFAALTTDKDTLKGPDGADKEIELGAVLWTHFDAWKQGK
- a CDS encoding response regulator produces the protein MRFLIVEDDFTSRKFLQNMLAPFGECDIAVNGVEAVEAFKTALDSSVPYDLVCLDIMMPEMDGHEALRAMRSIERERDVAPAQEVPVVMTTALDDPKNVVEAYYKGGATSYVPKPIDRQLFLQLLRNLGVLH
- a CDS encoding Tim44 domain-containing protein, giving the protein MTHFRKSFFVAAFCAALVLCMSPLADAKRMGGGGSFGSRPSMQRSFTPTPQQAPQMQRQQTPTQQGINQQNPGAAQQPGMAQQPRRGLFGGMGGFLGGMLAGGLLGSLFFGGGFGGMPGILDMLLLALVAYGIFKFISMRRQAANPQPAAAGYGAHTSPSDNDNGWGTLRSAPQGGTTYQEQAGPEVPAGFDIEQFIKGAKMAFTRLQASWDKRDLEDISQFSTPAVLDEIRRQAEADPVPSTTEILLVNANLLGVVEENGQQTATVFFDVLLREDPRQDAPTSVREVWHFVRPVKGTGMWQLDGIQQVDQ